Proteins encoded together in one Triticum dicoccoides isolate Atlit2015 ecotype Zavitan chromosome 7B, WEW_v2.0, whole genome shotgun sequence window:
- the LOC119340834 gene encoding protein IRX15-LIKE-like: MKGLGGGPKVLLVHSSSNKPSGGGSGSPWMGRRRLWLVVFLACFACVSLASLLSAAGDASSAVGGRRRATGSSSAAGARLAVSAGARRAAAAKGEEAAGPGLPGYVFDALVQYAAVGGNTSGSMPAADVRAIAAALKRRSPCNLLVFGLGGETPLWRALNHGGRTVFLDENQWYVSHLEGRHPGLEAYDVAYTTTVREFPDLLEAARAARAAECRPVQNLLFSDCRLAINDLPNQLYDVAWDVILVDGPRGYTASSPGRMSAIFTAGVLARARKEEGAATDVLVHDYEREVERACSREFLCEENRVPASSTRSLAHFVIRGGSAVRRDAFCGRAAATDTAAQ, encoded by the exons ATGAAGGGGCTGGGCGGCGGGCCGAAGGTGCTGCTGGTGCACTCCTCGTCCAACAAGCCGTCCGGCGGCGGGTCGGGGTCGCCGTGGATGGGGCGGCGCCGGCTGTGGCTCGTCGTCTTCCTGGCCTGCTTCGCGTGCGTGTCCCTGGCCTCGCTGCTCTCCGCGGCGGGCGACGCGTCCTCGGCCGTCGGCGGCAGGCGGAGGGCCACGGGGTCGTCGTCCGCTGCGGGGGCCAGGCTCGCGGTGTCGGCGGGGGCGCGGAGGGCCGCCGCGgcgaagggggaggaggcggcggggccgggGCTGCCGGGGTACGTGTTCGACGCGCTGGTGCAGTACGCGGCGGTGGGGGGCAACACGTCCGGGAGCATGCCGGCGGCGGACGTGCGCGCCATCGCGGCGGCGCTGAAGCGGCGGTCCCCGTGCAACCTGCTGGTGTTCGGGCTGGGCGGGGAGACGCCGCTGTGGCGCGCGCTCAACCACGGCGGGCGCACCGTGTTCCTGGACGAGAACCAGTGGTACGTGTCCCACCTGGAGGGGCGGCACCCGGGGCTGGAGGCCTACGACGTGGCCTACACCACCACGGTCCGCGAGTTCCCGGACCTCCTCGaggccgcgcgcgccgcccgcgccgccgagtGCCGCCCCGTCCAGAACCTGCTCTTCTCCGACTGCCGCCTCGCCATCAACGACCTCCCCAACCAGCTCTACGACGTCGCCTGGGACGTCATCCTCGTCGACGGCCCGCGCGG GTACACGGCGTCGTCGCCGGGGCGGATGTCGGCGATATTCACGGCGGGCGTGCTGGCGCGGGCGCGGAAGGAGGAGGGCGCGGCGACGGACGTGCTGGTGCACGACTACGAGCGGGAGGTGGAGCGGGCGTGCTCCAGGGAGTTCCTGTGCGAGGAGAACCGCGTGCCGGCGTCCAGCACGCGGTCGCTCGCCCACTTCGTCATccgcggcggcagcgccgtccgccgGGATGCCTTCtgcggccgcgccgccgccaccgacaccgCCGCGCAGTAG